GGATAGTTGGATTTTTACTTGTAAAGGAAGAATTTGCAGGACTAGGGCCAAAGAGGAGGGCACAGACCCCATTTCAAAAAGCAGGCAGAATTATATTGACTTAAATTGCTTTCTTCTCTATTTCACACTTCTAGACCCATGCACCAAAAATTCTATGCGGAATTGTAGCATAGCTGTTGGTGGGATTGAATGACATGTACGATTGTTACAGCAAGGTGATGGCCTGGTGTTATTAttactaggctattaatccagagacttaggTAATATCCTGctgatctgggttcaaatcccaacatggcagatggaattagaaTTCAGTAGAAGCCTGGAGTTAAGTGTTTTATTATTATCTTGAAATTGTTGAGGATTGCCTATCTGGTTTACTTAACtccgttagggaaggaagtcAATCATTCtaatctgatctggcctacatgtgactccagacctatagcaatgtaCTTGGCTCTGAACTGTCCTCGGAGTatttagggttgggcaataaatgctggcttagcaaCGTCCAGGTCCAGTGAGTCCATACGATATAAAAGAGATCCCATCTCTTTCTGGTGTGTTTTTCGATTCTTCAACTCACTTCAACTTTTTGGGAGAATGGAAAGGGAGGTTTTTTGGTATCAGTGGCAATCATAATAGTGTAGATTGATTTGCCATCAAGGCAAAGCAGCTTCGAAATTCTAATATCTGGCAAGACACAGTAATTTCACTCACAACTGACGCTTCTGGCTTGGTGCTATGTCAGAATGGTGTCTGTTCCATCCTTCAGCACTTGAGAGACACTTAACCTCTCCTCCACTCACCTTAATAACTAGCAGCCCTGGAGGCTGTTTCTTGGGCTCACACCCTGCCACTGAAGGTGACCTAGAAATTGATGTTCAACAACTTGCGCTATCACATTGAGGCACTTGCTAGCGGGGGCAGTTTTATGGAGCCCACAGGAGTAGGAAATTTGGTGTGCGGGTTGAGTTAATTAGGCAGGTTATGAAGTTACAGTATCTCAACAGCCGGTTGAGGTGCTGAGATAACAGCAGTAGTATATTTGCTGTGTTTTGTGAGATTCCTTGTTTGGCTCCATGGCACAGGAGAGGAGAGCAGGAGAGTGGACGCTTACGTGGAGACTCATCACCAACAGAAGTGAGAAAGAGAAGGTGGCCGTGGATGGGGGTGGGTTGGAGTTCTAGTTGTGTCAGTGACATGGAGGACGGATCCAGGATATGACAAAATAGGATTGGAGAAATGGATGCATCAAGTaggaaggtcagaaatcacacgacaccaggtcatgGTCCAACAGGAGGAAGGGCATGTCATTCTAGCCATGATAAGAAAGGAAAAATTCATGAGGTGGTGCCAATACAATGGAAATGTATATCCATCCTTGGGGTATTGACTGACAGAGTCCTTACAGAGCCTTGAGTCATTTTGGACAACGTCCTTAACGATGTGTCCTCTCTTCACTGGCCGAGGAACTGTCATATAATCTCACTGTTTTATATACAGAAAACAGCTGCTAAGCCTATGGATGTGAGGTGAATTTGGGCAGTtgtgttgccaggaatggaaattTAACCTTACAATGATTGGACAATGACCTGAACTGACATTTGGGTTCGCACTGTTGCTCTGCATTTTTATTTATCTAACTTCATCCATCAATAACAGCGATATCACCTTTTCTCAAACTACAAGAGGGGTATTCCACGGGATTCTGTGCACGGCTATTTGCTCATCATGATTAAGAACTCCGACTTTTAGGACAAATAAATTTGGTTAGTCTACATTTCTAATCTTGTTCAGAATTCTGAAATCAGTTTCTATTCTCTGAGGCATTCCTGGTCTAGAGGAATCCTATCGATTTTTTTTTCGGGAACTTCTCTTGCCTTTTGATGGCATGGGGATCATTGAATGTGATCTGGGGAAATCAATATGTTCATAGTACTGCAGTGTTATGGAATCTAAATCAGTTGTAAGGGAACTTAGAATTTCAATTAGCCAAGCCTGTCGCTTAATTCTAGCAAATAACCAATTCCACATTAGTTCACTGAGATTGAGTTTAGGCAACGCTGTTAAATTCCAAAAGGAGAAATACATTATATTTATATGTTTTCTCTCTGATTTATCTATGTTTCTTCTCTAGGTGCAGATATGAATGCCACAGATCCAGGAAGAGGTTTTACCCCGCAACAGTGGGCACAGTTTACAGGACGGTTTGAAACCTTCTGTCTCATGCGTAAGCTCCTGGCCAGACCTTGTCCAGTCCAGTTCAGTGACAGGTACAAGCCAGAGTGGCCAAAATTGAAAGAGCTCGTAGCCAAAGCCAATGAGCCCAAGAACTGCTTGGAAAAACTCTGTGAGACAATTAGATCAACCCTGACCATCAACTTTCCCCGTGATCCAGAAGAGGATGGGCCCCTTGACCACATGGTCCGCATGACCACCGCCATCTCCAGCCCTTTTGTTGCAACCGGATGTAGGACAGTCTGCCCGAGCAGCCCCCCTTGTGTGGGCAAGAGAAGGTTCACAGTGCAAGAGATCCTCAGAAAGCAGAAATCTCCGACTATGAAGGCTTCAGCCAAGGAGTACACCAAACACCAGaaattatttcagaactctcaTCTTGTCGTCGTCTCAAAGAAGAGGGAACGGAGAGCCAGCCTTCCTCCAATGACCTCTCCCTCCAAGCACGTGGCAGCTGCTTCCTCCAGGAGGGGCAGCCTGATGCCCTTGAGTATGATGAGGTGGAGCAGTGTGCAGCCTGGGATAGTGGTGCCCAAGGTGCGTATATTTAAAGCACCAACGCCGACTTATGAGCCTGAGAGAATACGCAGAAAGAGCAGTGCGAAGGGGAGCAGCAACTTCCTGGAATTACCCCAGTGGAGGTACAAGGAGTTGAGGGAGGAAAGAAAGAaggcagaggaggaggagaagagaaGAGCCGAAGAAGCGGAGCGTGAGAGAGCGGCAAAGCTGGCAGCAAAAAGAAAGTCCTAAAGTCAACAGGAACTCTTCAAAAGGGACGTAGGTCTAGAACAAAGGAATTGTGATCTGATCCTCTGATGAGTGGCAAGAATTCTTAACTACGAAAAGAGGGCTATGAACTGCGGAAAGTTTCAGAGTGAGTCGTGTTGAGCAGTGAAAATGCAATGGGTAAGTGTGAAATACTGTGGAGAGTATGACTTTAGCAACAGAATACAGTCAGCTGCTTCCTGTTCATTTACATAACATGACATTCTCGGAGATCTTCAGCTCACTGAATCAGCCCTCGTTAATTAGCATCAGGAGAATTATGACAAGTTTAAAATTGCTTAAGTCTGCGATTGTCAAAAACCTTTAATACAACTTGCGGACAGTTCAGCCTTCTGGTTAATACACTGGGTATGACCACATCAGAGACTGCTTTCTACAGACTTCCTTGCGCAGATGGCGCACCCTCCTCATTTTTCTCAAGCATTGAACAGACTGATCAGCATGGCCATCGCACACTACACCACTTCAGTTGGTTGAAAGGACTGAGCAGTCTGGCATGTCAGCAGAAGTTCTGTCCGCTGAAGTAAATTATACAGTGCAGTGCGCAATTACATTGGATGT
The sequence above is drawn from the Stegostoma tigrinum isolate sSteTig4 chromosome 2, sSteTig4.hap1, whole genome shotgun sequence genome and encodes:
- the LOC125447761 gene encoding ankyrin repeat domain-containing protein 33B-like — translated: MLLMTDVRLAEDSGRTRTSAMSPSTTRLLQLTEEEWEDAEFEEHDEAGKESDTCSILSDDSFYPPDFQSINSQTASTTSGPFSLYQACARNDAIALKELVSQELSEREVMEKDRNGRTGLMVACYQGFMDIVFVLAGCPHLDVNWQDKEGNTALMIASQAGHITITNYLLNYFSGIDIEKRNVHGFTALMKAGMQGKKDCVRALMLAGADMNATDPGRGFTPQQWAQFTGRFETFCLMRKLLARPCPVQFSDRYKPEWPKLKELVAKANEPKNCLEKLCETIRSTLTINFPRDPEEDGPLDHMVRMTTAISSPFVATGCRTVCPSSPPCVGKRRFTVQEILRKQKSPTMKASAKEYTKHQKLFQNSHLVVVSKKRERRASLPPMTSPSKHVAAASSRRGSLMPLSMMRWSSVQPGIVVPKVRIFKAPTPTYEPERIRRKSSAKGSSNFLELPQWRYKELREERKKAEEEEKRRAEEAERERAAKLAAKRKS